A window of the Gemmatirosa kalamazoonensis genome harbors these coding sequences:
- the holA gene encoding DNA polymerase III subunit delta produces the protein MADLKSLNAALKSKSFDPVYLFVGDDDFRKDGALKAVIEAAVEPATRDFNCEVRRGSEVDAETLGSLLATPPMLAERRFVAVRDVGGLRKDARAALDRYLARPASDTILVLVAPAGAKPDKTLADRATVIDFKPLDGGKLSEWLASYARRELGAELAPGVADLLVSAVGNDLQQLTGELDKLASYARGQAVGDAAVVTEQAVADVVGVRRGETLGDLLDAVARRDATTALGLVDHVLSQPKASAVVVVMALSTQFLALAWGQAMRARGTNPGQLAREYWTLLKEGGAYPGRPWGEAVNAWTATVDRWTAPALDRALDLLLDADAALKETRVSTDEQLLASLVLSLCA, from the coding sequence ATGGCCGACCTCAAGTCCCTGAACGCCGCGCTCAAGTCCAAGTCGTTCGACCCCGTCTACCTGTTCGTCGGCGATGACGACTTCCGGAAGGACGGCGCGCTGAAGGCGGTGATCGAGGCGGCGGTCGAGCCGGCGACGCGCGACTTCAACTGCGAGGTGCGCCGCGGCTCCGAGGTCGACGCCGAGACGCTCGGATCGCTGCTCGCCACGCCGCCGATGCTCGCCGAGCGACGCTTCGTCGCGGTGCGCGACGTCGGCGGGCTGCGCAAGGACGCCCGCGCGGCGCTCGACCGCTACCTCGCGCGGCCCGCGTCGGACACGATCCTCGTGCTCGTCGCCCCCGCCGGCGCGAAGCCCGACAAGACGCTCGCCGATCGCGCGACGGTGATCGACTTCAAGCCGCTCGACGGCGGCAAGCTGTCCGAGTGGCTCGCCTCCTACGCGCGCCGCGAGCTCGGCGCCGAGCTGGCGCCCGGCGTCGCCGACCTGCTCGTCAGCGCCGTCGGCAACGACCTGCAGCAGCTCACGGGGGAGCTCGACAAGCTCGCGAGCTACGCGCGCGGCCAGGCCGTCGGCGACGCCGCCGTCGTCACCGAGCAGGCGGTCGCCGACGTCGTGGGCGTGCGGCGCGGCGAGACGCTCGGCGACCTGCTCGATGCCGTCGCGCGCCGCGACGCGACGACGGCACTCGGTCTCGTCGACCACGTGCTGTCCCAGCCGAAGGCGTCGGCGGTCGTCGTCGTCATGGCGCTGTCGACGCAGTTCCTCGCGCTCGCGTGGGGGCAGGCGATGCGCGCGCGCGGCACGAATCCCGGCCAGCTCGCACGCGAGTACTGGACGCTGCTGAAGGAAGGGGGCGCGTATCCGGGACGCCCGTGGGGCGAGGCGGTGAACGCGTGGACCGCGACGGTCGATCGGTGGACGGCGCCCGCGCTCGACCGCGCGCTCGACCTGCTGCTCGACGCCGACGCGGCGCTGAAGGAGACGCGGGTCTCGACCGACGAGCAGCTGCTCGCGTCGCTCGTGCTCTCGCTGTGTGCGTGA
- a CDS encoding anti-sigma factor family protein gives MDCRSFRKHHVAFLDDLLPGELLVAAERHVRECAACAAHDTAVRRSLLLVRNLPSIELSDDFSARLAARLDDVRCGRCVVPDDVPADWAPSRAELLRTAIASPVARKRLAAVAAGLLALTYAGDRWYQLHRDGDVELPPVIATMPETPPMLVPPMLVTSASTGIPVWPAALLADQTPTNMVDAQLMVASW, from the coding sequence ATGGACTGTCGCAGCTTCCGCAAGCACCACGTGGCCTTTCTCGACGACCTGCTCCCGGGGGAGCTGCTGGTGGCCGCCGAGCGTCACGTGCGGGAGTGCGCGGCGTGCGCGGCGCACGACACGGCGGTGCGGCGCAGTCTCCTGCTCGTGCGCAACCTGCCGAGCATCGAGCTCTCCGACGACTTCTCGGCGCGTCTCGCCGCGCGCCTCGACGACGTACGCTGCGGTCGGTGCGTCGTCCCCGACGACGTCCCCGCCGACTGGGCGCCGAGCCGCGCCGAGCTGCTGCGCACCGCGATCGCGTCGCCCGTCGCGCGCAAGCGTCTCGCCGCCGTCGCCGCGGGGCTGCTCGCGCTGACCTACGCGGGCGACCGGTGGTACCAGCTCCATCGCGACGGCGACGTCGAGCTGCCGCCCGTCATCGCGACGATGCCCGAGACGCCGCCGATGCTCGTCCCGCCGATGCTCGTCACGAGCGCGTCCACCGGCATCCCCGTCTGGCCCGCCGCGCTCCTCGCCGACCAGACGCCCACCAACATGGTGGATGCGCAGCTCATGGTCGCGTCCTGGTAG
- a CDS encoding sigma-70 family RNA polymerase sigma factor, which yields MADVARKQKVSMPGAAVREQLRALEDGDVVAAFLGGEERAFQELVSRYQTRLLNFIYRTIGDREKAEDLVQEVFIRVYRHIGRFDRSKKFSTWIYTIASNLAKNELRNRSRNPLVLFQTIKKNWQEDDRPLQFEDTTSRPDDLYRKRHLRELVEESVNQLPAHHREVFVLRELEGKSYEEIAEITDCNLGTVKSRLNRARTSFAEIIEPRLK from the coding sequence ATGGCTGACGTCGCGCGCAAGCAGAAGGTCTCGATGCCTGGAGCCGCGGTGCGGGAGCAGCTGCGCGCGCTCGAGGACGGAGACGTGGTGGCGGCGTTCCTGGGTGGGGAGGAGCGCGCGTTCCAGGAGCTGGTGAGCCGGTATCAGACCCGGCTGCTGAACTTCATCTACCGCACGATCGGCGACCGCGAGAAGGCCGAGGATCTCGTCCAGGAGGTCTTCATCCGCGTGTACCGCCACATCGGGCGCTTCGACCGATCGAAGAAGTTCTCCACCTGGATCTACACGATCGCCTCGAACCTCGCGAAGAACGAGCTGCGCAACCGCTCGCGCAATCCGCTCGTGCTGTTCCAGACGATCAAGAAGAACTGGCAGGAGGACGATCGCCCGCTGCAGTTCGAGGACACGACGTCGCGGCCCGACGACCTCTATCGCAAGCGCCACCTGCGCGAGCTGGTGGAGGAGAGCGTCAACCAGCTGCCGGCGCATCACCGCGAGGTGTTCGTGCTCCGCGAGCTCGAAGGGAAGTCGTACGAGGAGATCGCCGAGATCACCGACTGCAACCTCGGCACGGTGAAGTCGCGTCTCAACCGCGCGCGCACCTCGTTCGCCGAGATCATCGAGCCGCGGCTCAAGTAA
- a CDS encoding NUDIX hydrolase codes for MDIEPGQIASRRVHTGRIVNLDVDTVRFPDGSTGELEIFRHPGASAVVPFLSDPAGDDPQLLLIKQYRYAAGGYIYEIPAGRLDAGEDPAVCARRELEEETGCTAERVEKLTTIVTTPGFCDERIHLFMAVGLTMGETRHEHDEFLTVERVSLSQALEMVRRGDISDSKTVCGLLFAAGFRAGR; via the coding sequence AACCTCGACGTCGACACCGTGCGCTTCCCCGACGGGTCGACCGGCGAGCTCGAGATCTTCCGTCATCCGGGCGCGAGCGCGGTGGTGCCGTTCCTCAGCGACCCCGCCGGTGACGACCCGCAGCTACTGCTGATAAAGCAGTATCGATACGCGGCGGGCGGCTACATCTACGAGATCCCGGCGGGTCGGCTCGACGCCGGCGAGGATCCCGCCGTCTGCGCTCGGCGCGAGCTCGAGGAGGAAACCGGTTGTACGGCTGAGCGTGTCGAAAAGCTCACGACGATCGTTACAACACCGGGCTTCTGCGACGAACGCATCCATCTCTTCATGGCCGTCGGACTCACCATGGGGGAGACGCGCCACGAGCACGACGAGTTCCTCACGGTCGAGCGCGTGTCGCTGTCGCAGGCGCTGGAGATGGTGAGACGGGGCGACATATCGGACAGTAAGACGGTGTGCGGCCTGCTCTTCGCGGCGGGGTTCCGGGCAGGCCGGTGA